Genomic segment of Jaculus jaculus isolate mJacJac1 chromosome 6, mJacJac1.mat.Y.cur, whole genome shotgun sequence:
CTGATGTGTTATGTGAGcaagataaacattttttttagaggtagggtctcgctgtagctcaggctgacctggaattcactctgtagtctcagggtggcctcgaactcatggcaatcttcctacctctgtctcccgagtgctgtgatcaaaggcatgtgccactatgcctggccaaatCTCTGATTAACACAATGTGACACAAAGTATTCTAGCAGCTTgaaagtgtattttatttttcacttgtgGATAGGCAGCATCAAACTCATATTCATACAACTGTGCTGCACCAAAACAGTTCAGACACTCTGAGGGATAGTGTGTTAGAACCATGGTTTTCTGCAGTGGTGATAGTGGTGACCAATTCTCAGTGATGCTGCGAGTTAAAAGGGTATACTTCTATTTACATGGTAGTTTGCATTCCTGGAAAATGGAGTCCATAATAAAATTGGGTACAATTACTTGTAGACTCAAGTTATAAAACAGGCGAAGTATACACATGCTGGTAGAACTCAGGTGAGAGCTGGGACTATAGCTGGCTCAGCAGTGGATGCTTGCCTAGAGCACACGAGGCCCTAGACTTGCTCAGCAGCACCACAAATAACAACTGCCTCCACAGTTCGTGTGACTGGAAGGTCACTAGGGTTTGCTTGGTTTGTGAAGGTTGATCACATATCTATGTATGTTTTCCCCCTACATATGTTATATTATGGTTGAGAATCTTAAAAAAGtcatgcagaggctggaaagatggcttagaggttaaaggtgcttgctcacataGTCTGTTAgaacagggttcaattcccaagccacctatgtAAACTTGgtggtgtttgcagcagcaagaggtcctgacatgtgggcatatatgtgtgtgtatgtgcacacatgcaggaaaggaaataaatgaaaatgttaaaaagttaTGTAGACATGGGACAAATCTTTAATGCTGTAAATCTGACATGCAGAATGTGAAGCAGTCTGGTCTCTGTCCATGAATTGTCATTAGTGTCCTGGAATCCTTAGGACAACAAAAACAGATTGTCCTTAAAACATTGTGTAATACTGAACCTCTGGATGTCTCAAATTTATACTAATCAAGTCTCATTCCTTgggctgggctttttttttttttcaaggcagagtctcactgtagtccaggctgacttggaactcactgcagtcccaggttggacttgaactcttggtgatcctcctacctctgcctcccaaggtaaaggcatgagccaccatgcttggtgggCTGGACCTTTTGAAGCACACCAACTACCTGATATCTGAATTGAATTTGGTTACGTTTGCCATGTTTCATAGTCATGGTCAAAGGAAATGAGGCGGTGGTGGTAACGGTGCTTGCGGAGATGACGTAGAGGGAGTGTTACTGGCGATGGCAATGATGGTGAAGGTGTTGGTGACTCAGTGGTGATGGGGATGGTGGTGATAGGGGTGACGGTGAttagtggtgatggtggtaagTGAGTAGCTAACCACCTGTGTCTTCCACAGCATCTTCCTTGTGCTCTTACATACGCTTCGGATCACTTTGCCCTCGAATCTGTACTGGCTTCCAAGCTTGCTGCATATAGCACAGCCACCTTACTTGCTAGGCTAATTTTGAGGCTGCTTCTGTTTTCACTGAATGGTTGCCCTTTCCCTCACTGAACTTGCTCCTTGTCACAACGCAAGGCTTCTGCTGAGAAAGCCCCACCCCACTCTCACTTCTTCAGTCTTCATTCAATGCTTCCTCTTCCGTGaagaaacacccccccccccccattctggtcagagtcaaCTTTTTTGTCTGTCTTCCCATGAGGCATTGTTTATATGTCTCTAGTTTATTGTACTTTTTGCATCGTTCATTGCACATGTCTTTCATAGCCTCCATAGACTTGATACAGTGAAAGGCACTCTTTGGGTGCTCCAAAAGCCCATGCTGACTGAAACTGAACAAGAATACAGCCTCTGAATTGTACAAAAATCTGTAACCCAATATCCAAAATCTAACTGGTTGAGACCTATAtactttttatatacttttttttccgCCCCTCAAAGTCCCATGGTAGAGGATTGCTCCTTAGGGTGTATGTATCATTGAGAGGTCACTAACCCTTTTAAGAGGTGAGGGGCAAgtggaagatttttaaaaatatgtctttgcAAGGagcgagagagaaggagagaacacaacacaccaagacatctagccactgcaaatgaactccagatacacgcaccactttgcgcatctggctttgtggggaatccaacccaggcagacaggctttgcaaacaagcatctttatccactgaaccatcttcccaacccaagCGGAAGATCCTGAAGCCACTGGGGCTGTGTCCCCTGGAGTGCCCTATGGGATGGTCAccctcacctctttctctcatgaGGTCAGATTGTGAGATTTGCCCTGCACGCCCACCGCGCTGCGTTCCTCCATCACGGATCCAAAGCAATGGCTCAATTGAATCATAggcacaaactaataaaactgaGCTGAAAGAAACCTTTTCTATTTATAACTTATCTACACGTACTATAGAGACCAAGCTGGCTAGTGCGATTGTCATTTGGGTAATATGCAACCTTCCATCATCAGCTTCAATTGTGAATGAAcaatactccccccccccccccccccccccgccaccggCCCCCACCAATATTGTATCCTGGATTGGCCCAGGGAAGGAGACGAGTATATTTTGCTTCCGTGTACCAGAGTTACTATCCAGACTCAATGGTTGGGCCTTGTCAATCAGGGAAGGCAGAATAACAGTGGGGGAGGGGCCCAGGAAGCAGTTTAGCTTTAGCACAACTAAGTTGGAGCAGGTGAGGCGGGCTGGCAATGCAGTAAGCCTTTCTCTCTTTGAAAACCAGTGAGTTTGCTTGGCTTGCAGGAGCATGAGTGAATACTGAGTATGGGACTATAAAGCAGCTATGTCACTGGAAAGTCCCTCGATTGGATCACAGCCTCACAGAAGCTACATGATGGACTCCCCAGTAAGCCTTGAGTGTGGGCAAGCACCGGCTAGCACGGCAGTCACCAGTGTCAACGACTAGGAGTCCTTTTCCACTCAAGTCTCCCAGGTACGGGATGTCCACGTACCAGCAGGAGGTGCACGCAGGAGGTGAGAGTGTAGCTCTGTCAAGTCAGTCCTTTATGTTAAACAGGCTCCCTTCGCCTGCTGTCCTCTGGTCTATCGAGATTGCCTATTTCAACTTTCTATAGCCAGGGGCTACTCAGTTGAACTAATTGCCCTCACCCATTGTCCAGTCCCTCGGGGTCAGGCAAAAATGTGGGACAGATCTCTTAGGCAATTTGTCTCCCTCCTCCAGGAAACTGCCACCTCTGTCTGTAATCACAAGCCGGTTTCTGGCAAGGCAGCCCCAGACTCCTCCTCCGCTAGGCCCCTCCGGGCTGGCCCCACCCCTTCCCCGTGGGTCTGGAGGGTGTGACCTCCCGCTGCTCCGCTCGGCGGCTGCAGCTTCACTCCCTCCCACCACATTCCCACCCTTCTTGCTGAGCGCAGCACCAGGGGCGGCTCGGCCAGCACTCCCTCTCAAGGCTAACTAATCTTCAGTGCAAGGTTCTGAACTGGGTTAGACACAAAAAGCCCGGCTCTAGTTCTGATATATCCGCCTTTGTTTTTATTCTCGCGTCTTCCCGAAGGGCCAGAAGAAAGCCTTCTGGGGGCCTGTGACCTCGCCCAATTTCTAACATTCCAGAATGggtttctccctccttcttcgcAGGCTGAAGTCACTGCCTCTACCCACAAAAAGAGTGGGACTTGAAAAGCCCATCATTGATAAATCTTACCCCCGAGACGCATTTTTTTCAAGAGACAAAGTGGGGTTAATTTTTCATGGGTTGCTTTATCAAGAGCCCATCCGCTAAGAACCCCAAATAAAAATGATCCCTGAGCGGGCTTTCTCCgagcccctcccctcccttccctctgcgGCACAACTCACTCCAAAGAGTGGAGGCTTTACCGCGGCGGCACTGCCCACGTACACTCTACGAAGAGATTCAGACCACGCCAGCCATGCCACGAggtgtgttttattttcattaatcatACAAATAATTTTCTATAATATCCCAGGGCAAACCGGAGAAATTTGGCAGTCCGATTGGGGGTCCCTAAAGAGACCCGCAGGCCGGTGGCATCGGCGCGGAGTGCCCGGGTTCACAGTGCAGCTTGTGGCTCGTGTCCATCTTGCAGGTGGCTCTTCCTCCACATCACGAGGGGACTCAAGAGATGACGGGGGTAGGGGATCCTCTAGGCTTTTAGGAAATCTCACTCCGCTTTTCCTGTTCAATGGCTGCGGAGAGGGGAAGGCGGGCACTGATGAAGCCACcttgcacccccccccacccaaccGTAGGAGCTCACAAACCTGGTGTGGGAGAGGCACCCACGAGGTCTGGGCGTTAATAAGTGGGCTGGGGGAAAGACGAGGTGCTTTGTGTAACCGAAAGGGTGGTTGAGGCCGCCCAGATAGGGGGGCGCTGGCCATATGGGGATGGGGACAGGATTGGCACAGGAAGGACGGGGTGGGGCGCCGGGGTGGGGACCCGCGGAGGGGGCGCACTCACTCTCTTTGGTCGGCAGGGTGTTTTTCTCCTGCGTCTCGGTTTTCTTCAGCTTGGCCTTATCGAAGCTGGCGATTTCCCCCATGTCTGGTTTGTCTGCCATTTTCTTAAAGCAATCCTAGAGGGACAAGCCAAGGCTGTTGGCCGGGGCCTGGGGGACCAGGGCCGCCCCCGAGACGGCCGACACCTCTCGACGTGGCATTCCCGCCGAGGCGTTtcctgcagcccaggcagccGAAGATTTGGGCGCGCCCGAGCCCCCCCCCAAGCCCCAGGGTGTGGCCCGCCAGCCCCGGAGTCCGTCCCCGGCTGGTCGCAGTTGTGGCCCCCGGACGCACCCGCTGGACGCCCCGGCCCCGACCCCACCCAGGCCTGCCGGGCCCTAGCGCGGCGTCTCACCGTGTGGAGACTCCTTCCGAGCCCGGGCTCCTGGTGCTCCCACTCGCGTCGCTGCAGCAAGAGACAAAAGAGCGGCGCCCGCCCCTCGTCTTATAtacgccgcgccccgccccgcccctcgccCGCCGCAGAGGGGGCGTGGCCGGCCCAGGGGGCGTGGCCTGCGCGGGCGGCTCCTCGCCTCCCGCTCTCGGCTgcccgcggggcggggcggcgtcCTTCCGGCCCCGCGGCCCCCGCTGCACTCGCGTGGGGTGGCGCTCACGCACCCCTTCTCCCCGGGTCTCCCCCGGGAGTGTGCTGCTCCCCCCGCAGGAAGGGCGTGGGGGGCGGCGGGGGAAgggtgtgtggttgtgtgtgtaagtgtgcagcGGTGGGCGTGCGGGCGTGCACGCGCGCTCTGCAGCAGCCCTTGCTCGCGGGAGACACCCCACCCGTGTCGCCCCACGGCTCTTGCGTTGTTCTCTCCCCAGTCGCCTGTCCTCCCCGCTTTCCCTCTGCCCGGTGCTCTCTCAACCGGCATTGTCTGAGGGCGGAGGTGGGAGCAGGTCCCCTTGGGCTCGCTCTGTTCTCTCGCTGGCCTCTTTGCAACAGTGTATCAGACAGCGGGTGCGACTTTCCTCCTTGAATTAACCTTGAACCTGATTTTTAAAAGTCTACGTTCCTACAGACCTCGCCTTTCTTATTAACCTATTACCGGAGTAGTAGTATGCACTTTTTCAGGTCTTTCCAGGAAAAGTTGTATTTTCAAGCTGTGCCCGTTAGATATTCACTGCCCAAGGGTGATGCTGATACCCATTTCTTTTTCTAGTGTGCGAGTAGAGTGTATTCCACTCATAGTAGTAGATGAACAAGAGCAAACAGTTCCTGAGTGAAAATTAAGCTTCACAGTCTAGGTAGACCAACAACCAAAACAGTTTGCAAGGTGGCTTAAGGTAATAAAAGTTTAATTTCTAATTATGCAGCAATTTCCTACTCATTTAATATGGTCGCGTCGCTGCCCTCCTCCAGATCCCAGAAGTCTCCGTTCAGGCAGTAGACAAGGAAAGGTTTAAAAGGGCCACACTAGATTTTTGTGGCCCAGGCTCAGAAGTAGTCTTCACTAAGTCCTTATTTCTTTGGCCAGGACTTGGTCACATGGTCTCATCCCAACTGCTGTGGAGGCCAGGAAATGGAGTGTAGCTGTGCcctggagagaaagaaagcaggattGGGTGGACCTAAAGCCGTTTCTACCCTACACTGGTGAAGGATTTGCTAAGCTTGAATGGGACAGTATTCAGGCCTCTAGACACAGACTCCTGGGAGGGTTTTGATTCTGTTAGGATGCAATGCCAACCATTATTGGGGTATTGCCTTTCTAGGCCCTACTCTGAGCTGTGCTGGGCGAATATTCAGTCGTCCTAATTTGGACCCATGGTCACCTGCAATTCCAGCTTCCTTTTATTTAGGAAACAAAGGAATCTGATTCTTCTAGATATAGCTACAAGACATGAGAACAACTCTGCAGGATTCCCAAACAAAGAAGCTTTACAAGACTTGCAGACATTCCTTATTTTTGCTCAGTGCAACTCTGTGGCCCATCTGTAGAAAgcaggcaggttttttttttaaataaattttattgtgctatatatttaatatatccaGCATGATATGATGTTATTTGGCATTTGTGCTTAAGGACAGTGGTAGGATCTGGTAGCCTCATACAATCCCATGGGCAATGATGTGAAAATATCTGCATATTCCTTGACACTTTGCCCACCATTTCTTACCTATAGGCTGGCCTTAGTGACTTTGAGTCAATAAAATGTGGCAGAATGATCCTTTGTGACTTATGAGACCAGGCTGTAAAAAGACCACATGGCTCTGTGTCATTGACTCTAGGGGTGCCTCCAGGCTCTGAAGAAGCCAGCATCTGCAAGGGGAGGCTGCATGTCTGTATTCCAGGCAGTGGAGCACAGGCAAGCTGTCCCTGCCCAAATTGCAAACTTATGAGCAAATTAAAGATTGCAGTTGTTTTAGGTTACTAAGTTTCTAAATGTTTTGTTACATAGCAGCGAACAACAGGAGCACCAGGAAGTAGAAAATTCATAACCTGGTGGCATCAGTGTCAGGTCCTGTTTGGAGATTTTTCCTGGATATCTTCTGtaacattcacacatacacttcagtaaatatttactgaatgtgTTTGAAGTATCTGGCAGTGTTCTGGGTATGGAAGATAATTATGAAATCTGGAGATGCATGTGGCGTAGAATGGATGCATAACCTAATAGTTCTCATGCTTTGCATTCACTTACAGCTTGGGGTGTCATTCATATGTGAAAACATTTCAGCCTGCTGCTTGGAACAGACTGTTCACAGATGGTTTAGAGAAAGCTGAATCACTCATTTTTGATTGCATTTCCACCTTCTCTGTTGAGAAGGATACACTGGAGATTGCAGAACGAATAAGAGGGACCTGAAAGAACCTTGGCTGTGAGCCTAGTGTGGGTCTGGGAGACTTGCATGAGGCGTCATCCTTCAGATTCGCCCATGTAACATATTTATCAGAAACTGGAATGAAGATGTAGACAGGATGATA
This window contains:
- the Tmsb10 gene encoding thymosin beta-10 → MADKPDMGEIASFDKAKLKKTETQEKNTLPTKETIEQEKRSEIS